The region CGCTTGAGCTTATCTTCCAATCTGCGGATGGCGGTAAGGTCACGGGCTACGATTAAACTTTTTTCTCCGGGGCCGGTCAGCTTACTTATAACGAATTCAAAGGGACGACCGGCAGTATCGGTCCTTTTCAACAGGACTTCCACAATGCTTTTTTCCCTTTCAAACATCTCCGGCCCCCAGAGTCCGGTATAAGTTTCGCAGGGGGTCGCTATTTCAAAAATATTGCGGCCCAGAAATATTTTGGAAAAACGCGATGAGGCGTAGGATATATTTCCCCTCTTATCAACGGTGAGCACAACATCACGCATGGAGTCTACCAGACCTTCGAGAAAATCCCGTTGCTTGAGAGCCTGAATCTGACTTTCAGACATCTCCCTGATATCCTCCATGATCAATGATATCAACTGCTCTCCACCTCGGTCCTGCTTGTATGCTGAGACATAAAGACAGGCCTCGCGGGGCATACCGCCGGTACGCAAGTTGACGCAGATAATTTTGCTGAATGATTTTCTGGATTCATCGCCCAGAAAATCACCCCAGCTGGAGCCCATACCTGCACCGAGTCCCATCTGGAAAAGTTCGCGGAAATTTTTCGTGCCGGAGACGGAAGCCCCGCCCAGTAAACGGGACATGGCTTCATTCATATCAATCAAGTCGCCATGAGCGTCCAGACTGGCTACACCTAGCGGTAAATTTTCCAAAATTTGGGCGCGATCCTCCATGAGGTGCTGCTTGGCACAATAGTGCTCGTAGGCTTGACCTATGAAACGAAAATAAAGGTGTAATCCTTTGCGATCCTTAGCGCTAAGACTTTTGGAATCATAGCGGACCCTGCCCAAAATGACATTTCTGCTTAAAATTTCCTCACCGAAACCGCGTTTCTGCCAGGGGATATTTTCAATAGAAAAAGCTTCGGGGGCAATATCCACGCCTTCACCTTCTATCCCCCTATAAAATTTGTATTTGTCTGTATGGGGAGATTTGAGTGCCAATTCCCAGTCGGTAATATCCCAACTCAATTTAAGGTGTCTGCCGATAATCCGGGCTATTGAAGCCACTCCTCCTTCCGCGGTCAACAGCTCAAGACTTAAGAAATAGCTTGATTGTAGACTCTTGATGGAATGGCTATAGAAATTTGTATCCTCTTCTTTATCAGACATGCCGAGGATGTTGAGCATGGATTGGAATTTAGTACGGCAGACTTCACGGAATGCTTCAATGTCTTCCTCATCCATATCCAAAATACGCTGAAGCTGAACCTCGAACTGCAAAACATTGAAAGGTGCGGCGTCATTGCCAAGTTCCATTTCAGCCCATTTAGTGGCAAGAATCACGGTCTGAGTAGGCAGCTCAAAAGAATCAATCTCATCAATGGCGTGGTGATGCTGCAGGGATGGACAGTTAAGCTGTTCCATCTTCCATTTGCTCAGTAAAAGCTGACTGAGACCACCATGATTCATCCCCCATATATCATTCTCTTCTTCCGCCTGTCCGATGCAGGATCTGGCTACCGAGTCCTTTGCAATTGTATCCGGAAGTTCTCCAGGGGCGGCGCAACGCAGAAAAAGCAAAGAAATATCCTTAAGCAGACAGCAGAGATAGACCTTATCCGCATCATCAGGGCATATACGAGAAGCAATAAGCTGGGCGGAGATAGCACCCCAGACAGTCAGCATCCAGTCGCTGTAAATTTTGTAATCTTTATTTTGCAGATTCGTGCAGATATGCTTCTGGTAGGTGACTGTTACAGCCAGATTGAGTAATTCACGAGTACCGAGAACAACAGCAGCCCGTTTAAAATCGGTTATTTCCTGAGAAAGACCGTAGAAAGGAGAATTAACCAGATTGATAATAGTGGTCGAAAGGGCGGGGTCCATACTGATTATCTTGCCAAGCACCGCAAAATCAGGTTCCGGCTTGCAGGCCTCCTCCATCAGTTGGAGCATGACCGGAGGAAAGCTGAGTTTCATCATCAGTCGCGGTGATTCAAGAATATCTTCCAGACTCATAGCTACAGCTCCTCCTTTAAATCATCACCTACTTTTTACGGGTCAAAACAAAATCAGCGGCCTGTTCCAAAACTCGTTGCTCCCCGCTTTTCGGTAACGGTGTCAGACAGGATTTAGCTTTTTCCACGTATTCAGCAGCATAAGTTCTGGTACGGGTTCCAAAACCGTGCTTTCTGATTTCCGCCAATACATGATCGCGTTTTTCATCCGACAGAGTCCGGTTCTTGATTTCTGCAAGTAACTTCTCTGCTTCTTTTTCTTGTAACATTTCAAGGTAAAGAATCAAAGGTAAAGTAATTTTACCTTCTTTTAAATCTCCACCTTCCGGTTTTCCGGTGTCGTCAGACGGAGATTCGTAATCAAGTGCGTCATCAACAAGCTGAAAAGCAATTCCCATATTCAGGCCGAAATTACCCAGAGCATCTTCCATTGTTCGGTCATCTGAGGCAAGAATGGCTCCGAGCCTGCATGAGGTCTCAATCAAGCGGGCAGTCTTCCCGATGATGATGTCCATATAGGTATCCCGGTTCATCAGCGGTTCGGAAATATGTGCTATTTCGAGGATCTCTCCTTCAACAGTGGCCATAATACCTGAAGCGAGAACGGCACTGATACGCGGTTTGCCGTAATCCGCACCGATCCTGTTAGCCAGTGCGAGAAGCACATCCCCGGCAAGAATTGTCTCGGTAGTTCCGAAGACAAGGTGTGAAGCTTCAACGCCCCGCCGCAGATCAGCGTCATCCAAAATATCATCATGGAGCAGGGTTGCGGCGTGCAGCAGCTCCAGAGAGCCTGCCAAGGGATAAATATCATCCTTTGCATAGCCAAGCCCACGGGCGGAAAGAATGGTCAG is a window of Maridesulfovibrio sp. DNA encoding:
- a CDS encoding diguanylate cyclase — its product is MSLEDILESPRLMMKLSFPPVMLQLMEEACKPEPDFAVLGKIISMDPALSTTIINLVNSPFYGLSQEITDFKRAAVVLGTRELLNLAVTVTYQKHICTNLQNKDYKIYSDWMLTVWGAISAQLIASRICPDDADKVYLCCLLKDISLLFLRCAAPGELPDTIAKDSVARSCIGQAEEENDIWGMNHGGLSQLLLSKWKMEQLNCPSLQHHHAIDEIDSFELPTQTVILATKWAEMELGNDAAPFNVLQFEVQLQRILDMDEEDIEAFREVCRTKFQSMLNILGMSDKEEDTNFYSHSIKSLQSSYFLSLELLTAEGGVASIARIIGRHLKLSWDITDWELALKSPHTDKYKFYRGIEGEGVDIAPEAFSIENIPWQKRGFGEEILSRNVILGRVRYDSKSLSAKDRKGLHLYFRFIGQAYEHYCAKQHLMEDRAQILENLPLGVASLDAHGDLIDMNEAMSRLLGGASVSGTKNFRELFQMGLGAGMGSSWGDFLGDESRKSFSKIICVNLRTGGMPREACLYVSAYKQDRGGEQLISLIMEDIREMSESQIQALKQRDFLEGLVDSMRDVVLTVDKRGNISYASSRFSKIFLGRNIFEIATPCETYTGLWGPEMFEREKSIVEVLLKRTDTAGRPFEFVISKLTGPGEKSLIVARDLTAIRRLEDKLKRQAVFDGLTDLFNHTQFNTLIAREIKRSRRTGRPVGLLFFDLDGFKAVNDTEGHQVGDEVLKGVGDILRTELRSGMDFPCRYGGDEFGIIVTEVRAEALEKIGNRIRLQVEKKFSGKVTISGGLTLLKEGDTSASILNRADKATYEAKDLGGNILVWAK
- a CDS encoding polyprenyl synthetase family protein: MIELLAYFKDELPLINDFLDQETGKLEGLVKDVARHVLLAPGKRIRPVLTILSARGLGYAKDDIYPLAGSLELLHAATLLHDDILDDADLRRGVEASHLVFGTTETILAGDVLLALANRIGADYGKPRISAVLASGIMATVEGEILEIAHISEPLMNRDTYMDIIIGKTARLIETSCRLGAILASDDRTMEDALGNFGLNMGIAFQLVDDALDYESPSDDTGKPEGGDLKEGKITLPLILYLEMLQEKEAEKLLAEIKNRTLSDEKRDHVLAEIRKHGFGTRTRTYAAEYVEKAKSCLTPLPKSGEQRVLEQAADFVLTRKK